One stretch of Pedobacter riviphilus DNA includes these proteins:
- a CDS encoding SusC/RagA family TonB-linked outer membrane protein has translation MIEITFAQQTKVTGTIFDNKQTPLMGATVTVKGTNIRTQTDIDGRFVINVPDDRLILVIGYVGMVSKEVSTKGKNNLKIVLSEDQSNLNDVVVIGYGTQKKASVVAAIAQTTGKVLERAGGVSSIGAALTGNVPGVITTASTGMPGEEDPQILIRGRSTWNNTGPLILVDGIERQMSSVDIGSVETVSVLKDASATAVFGVRGANGVILITTKRGREGQASIRGTINNVIKSPSRLPGKYDSYDALTIKNQAIENELSLKPESWADYLPQATINKYRYPANLAESERYPNVNWDQVLFKDYAMSNNVNLNISGGTSKVKYFANADYLYEGDLFRTFKNDRGYEPGYGFNRLNVRSNLDFQLSKSTLFKVNLSGSRGVKKSPWGNSNSDYSYWISAYSTAPDVFMPQYSDGTWGYYAPNVQKGLNSARNLAISGVGYTTTSRITTDFTLDQDLGSLVKGLNFKGTIALDNTFIEGNRGINDLYNGMQSKWIDPKTGLTTYEQAFDGTNRFDFQNGINWTTSGGAVQDWSTQRRLFYQGQLNYAVKLGTNHNITAMGLFNRNEVATGSEIPNYREDWVFRTTYNFANKYMIEYNGAYNGSEKFSAKNRFAFFSSGGLGWMLSEEKFMKGIKFLDMLKLRASYGAIGDDNVSGRWLYLTQWAYGSQTKLGVTGEGSELSPYTWYKISALGNPDVHWEKVKKTNFGVDYSFLKGMFTGKVDFFRDRRTDILILGGNRAIPSYFGVDAPVANLGIVQNKGYELELAFNKRLGQNWRLWANINYTHAKDKVLEADDAELLPEYQKRANKQISQSYSYVSAGNYNTWDELYGSTIHDNNDGQKLPGNYYIIDYNGDGIIDSKDNIPYGFPSNPQNTYNATFGVDWKGFSLFVQLYGVNNVTRQVVFSSLAGQNHLVYNEGSYWTKDNPNADVPLPRWLSTASGYTSGNRYMYDGSYIRLKNAELAYTFEKSKSFIKHIGMESLRVYVNGNNLYVWTKMPDDRESNFAGTGWASQGAYPTVKRFNIGANITF, from the coding sequence ATGATTGAAATAACATTTGCACAGCAGACAAAGGTAACCGGAACAATCTTTGATAATAAGCAAACCCCATTAATGGGTGCCACAGTTACGGTTAAGGGCACAAATATCCGTACCCAAACGGATATTGATGGCCGTTTTGTGATTAATGTACCTGATGATCGGTTAATTCTAGTAATTGGCTATGTGGGTATGGTAAGTAAAGAAGTTTCTACAAAAGGGAAAAATAACCTTAAAATTGTTCTTTCCGAAGATCAATCAAACCTTAACGATGTTGTAGTTATTGGTTACGGTACACAGAAAAAAGCCAGTGTGGTAGCCGCCATTGCACAAACTACGGGTAAGGTGCTGGAACGTGCTGGAGGCGTATCGAGCATAGGTGCTGCATTAACGGGTAATGTCCCGGGTGTGATAACTACTGCCAGTACCGGAATGCCCGGCGAGGAAGATCCTCAAATACTGATCCGCGGCCGCAGTACCTGGAACAATACCGGTCCGCTCATTTTAGTGGATGGAATTGAGCGCCAGATGAGCAGTGTAGATATCGGTTCAGTAGAAACTGTATCCGTATTGAAAGATGCTTCTGCAACTGCTGTATTTGGAGTAAGGGGAGCTAACGGCGTAATCCTGATCACCACCAAACGTGGCCGTGAGGGGCAGGCGTCCATCAGGGGGACCATCAATAATGTAATTAAATCTCCATCGCGCTTACCAGGAAAATATGATTCTTACGATGCCCTGACCATTAAGAACCAGGCTATTGAAAATGAACTTTCCCTAAAACCAGAAAGCTGGGCCGATTATCTGCCGCAGGCTACGATTAATAAATACCGTTACCCGGCAAATTTAGCGGAATCTGAACGCTATCCGAATGTAAACTGGGACCAGGTATTGTTTAAAGATTATGCCATGTCGAACAATGTAAACCTTAACATTTCAGGTGGAACCTCCAAAGTGAAATATTTTGCCAATGCCGATTACCTGTACGAAGGTGATTTGTTCCGCACCTTTAAAAACGATCGCGGTTACGAGCCGGGTTACGGTTTCAACAGGTTAAATGTGAGGAGCAACCTCGATTTTCAGCTGAGCAAATCCACGCTGTTTAAAGTAAACCTATCGGGTTCGAGGGGGGTGAAGAAAAGTCCATGGGGCAATTCCAACAGCGATTATTCTTATTGGATATCCGCATATTCCACTGCTCCGGATGTATTTATGCCGCAATATTCAGATGGTACATGGGGCTATTATGCGCCGAATGTGCAAAAAGGTTTAAACTCTGCTCGAAACCTGGCCATCAGTGGTGTGGGCTATACCACTACTAGCAGGATTACGACCGATTTTACACTTGACCAGGATCTGGGATCTTTGGTAAAGGGCTTAAACTTCAAAGGTACCATAGCCTTGGATAATACTTTTATCGAAGGAAACAGGGGGATTAATGATTTATATAATGGTATGCAAAGCAAATGGATAGATCCGAAAACCGGATTGACCACTTATGAGCAGGCATTTGATGGAACCAACCGCTTCGATTTTCAGAATGGGATTAACTGGACCACGAGCGGTGGTGCTGTGCAGGATTGGTCAACCCAGCGCAGATTATTCTACCAGGGCCAACTCAATTATGCTGTAAAATTGGGTACTAACCACAACATTACGGCTATGGGACTTTTCAACCGGAATGAAGTAGCTACAGGAAGTGAGATTCCAAACTACCGTGAAGACTGGGTGTTCCGTACGACCTACAATTTTGCCAATAAATACATGATCGAATATAACGGTGCATACAATGGTTCTGAAAAATTCAGTGCGAAAAATCGTTTTGCATTCTTTTCATCCGGAGGATTGGGCTGGATGCTGAGTGAAGAGAAATTTATGAAAGGCATCAAATTTTTAGATATGCTTAAGTTGCGTGCTTCATACGGAGCCATTGGCGATGATAATGTAAGTGGTCGCTGGCTATATCTTACACAGTGGGCTTATGGTAGTCAGACCAAACTCGGTGTAACCGGTGAGGGTTCTGAATTAAGTCCGTACACCTGGTATAAAATATCGGCGCTTGGCAATCCGGATGTGCACTGGGAAAAAGTAAAGAAAACCAATTTTGGTGTAGATTACAGTTTCCTTAAAGGTATGTTCACCGGAAAGGTTGACTTTTTCCGCGACCGCCGTACCGATATCCTGATTCTTGGCGGTAACCGGGCCATTCCTTCTTACTTTGGTGTTGATGCACCGGTAGCCAACCTGGGGATTGTACAAAACAAAGGTTATGAGCTTGAGCTGGCTTTCAACAAAAGATTAGGGCAGAACTGGAGACTTTGGGCCAACATAAACTATACCCATGCGAAGGATAAGGTGCTCGAAGCCGATGATGCAGAATTGTTACCCGAATACCAGAAAAGGGCTAACAAACAAATTAGCCAAAGTTATTCCTATGTGAGTGCAGGAAATTACAATACCTGGGATGAACTTTATGGCAGCACGATTCACGATAATAACGACGGGCAAAAATTACCGGGCAATTATTATATCATAGACTATAACGGAGATGGTATTATCGATTCAAAAGATAATATTCCTTATGGTTTTCCATCAAACCCTCAAAATACCTACAATGCTACATTTGGTGTAGATTGGAAAGGTTTCAGTCTATTTGTTCAGCTTTATGGCGTAAACAATGTAACCCGACAGGTGGTATTCAGCAGTTTAGCCGGCCAAAACCATCTGGTGTATAATGAAGGATCTTACTGGACCAAAGATAATCCTAATGCTGATGTACCACTACCCAGGTGGCTATCTACCGCCAGTGGTTATACTTCCGGTAACCGTTACATGTACGATGGATCTTATATCCGGTTAAAAAATGCAGAATTGGCTTATACTTTCGAAAAAAGCAAAAGTTTCATCAAACATATCGGTATGGAATCGCTGCGGGTATATGTAAACGGAAACAACCTGTATGTATGGACCAAAATGCCTGATGACCGGGAATCCAATTTTGCCGGAACCGGCTGGGCATCGCAAGGTGCCTATCCAACTGTAAAGCGATTTAATATTGGGGCCAACATTACTTTTTAA
- a CDS encoding RagB/SusD family nutrient uptake outer membrane protein — MKKYIKTLVCCTIIWSTVSLSSCEKYLDKADETVISEKEAFKNFVNFQGYTEELYNCIVNFSTNYWTNSWNWGEDEITSTAGNFHFIHKIDDGNFWGWQSEFDGWGSGWMNHNNFSTNNDRFNKDLWKAAWYGISKVNMGLANMDKMTDATDEERNLIKGQLLFFRGWFHHRLMEYFGGLPYIDTVLPTDSKLNLPRLSYKACADKAAADFRAAADILPVNWDNTTAGKRTLGKNQLRINKIMALGYLGKNYLWAGSPLMNFESTGSKSYNSEYCKKAAAAFAELLTLTESGTTQYALVEFKNYYRNFYTSGQNWDLPGSTEAIFRGPFFSANNSNWGTSKQYTPVVISEGDLKFTPTANYVDYYGMANGLPIPDITKADSDSGYNPEYPWKGRDPRFYNDIVFDGVKFVQGAMGASDEKNRYANLYTSGSYRDVSTGSRTGYVLRKFIPITANKYDNGYSYGNSLHIYVPYMRLADVYLMYAEAALMGYNSPTGKDPGFSKTAVDAINVIRTRAGVANVANKFLTSVDGFLGEVRRERAVELSFEGHRFNDLRRWLLLIEKPYTLKTSLEFDRSGTFSTTDPTANRVVNIKEVVILERKFSQKHYWLPLKNADVNMYADFKQNPGW; from the coding sequence ATGAAAAAATATATCAAAACGTTAGTATGTTGTACCATTATCTGGTCAACAGTATCCCTTTCTTCGTGTGAAAAATACCTGGATAAAGCCGATGAAACCGTGATTTCGGAAAAAGAGGCTTTTAAGAATTTTGTTAATTTCCAGGGCTACACCGAAGAACTCTACAACTGTATTGTAAATTTTAGCACAAACTACTGGACCAACTCCTGGAACTGGGGTGAGGATGAGATTACTTCAACCGCCGGAAACTTTCATTTCATTCATAAAATAGACGATGGAAATTTCTGGGGCTGGCAATCTGAATTCGATGGCTGGGGATCTGGATGGATGAACCACAATAATTTTAGTACCAATAACGACCGTTTTAACAAGGATCTTTGGAAAGCGGCCTGGTATGGTATCAGTAAGGTAAATATGGGGCTGGCCAATATGGATAAGATGACAGACGCTACGGATGAGGAAAGAAACCTCATCAAAGGGCAACTGCTGTTTTTCCGCGGTTGGTTTCACCACAGGCTGATGGAATATTTTGGTGGGTTACCTTATATAGATACCGTTTTGCCTACCGATTCAAAGCTAAATCTTCCACGTTTAAGCTATAAAGCTTGTGCAGACAAAGCGGCTGCAGATTTTAGGGCCGCTGCCGATATTTTACCGGTTAACTGGGACAATACCACTGCTGGTAAACGTACGCTGGGTAAAAACCAATTAAGGATCAATAAAATCATGGCTTTAGGTTATCTCGGTAAAAATTACCTGTGGGCAGGAAGTCCGCTGATGAATTTTGAATCAACCGGTAGCAAGAGCTACAATTCGGAATACTGTAAAAAAGCAGCAGCTGCATTTGCTGAACTGCTTACCCTTACTGAAAGTGGTACCACGCAGTATGCACTTGTAGAATTCAAAAATTATTACCGCAATTTTTACACCAGCGGGCAAAACTGGGATTTACCCGGAAGTACAGAAGCCATATTCCGTGGTCCGTTTTTTAGTGCCAATAACTCTAACTGGGGAACCAGTAAGCAATACACACCAGTAGTCATTTCAGAAGGCGACCTAAAGTTTACGCCTACGGCTAATTATGTAGATTATTATGGCATGGCCAATGGCTTGCCGATCCCGGATATTACAAAGGCCGACAGTGATTCGGGTTACAATCCGGAATACCCCTGGAAAGGAAGGGATCCAAGGTTTTATAATGACATCGTTTTTGACGGAGTAAAATTTGTACAAGGTGCAATGGGTGCCAGCGATGAGAAAAACAGGTATGCCAATTTATACACAAGCGGAAGTTATAGGGATGTAAGTACCGGAAGTAGAACTGGTTACGTTTTACGTAAATTTATTCCTATCACTGCTAATAAATATGATAATGGCTATTCATATGGCAATAGCCTTCACATTTATGTTCCTTATATGCGTTTGGCCGATGTATACCTGATGTATGCTGAAGCTGCGCTGATGGGATACAATTCGCCCACAGGTAAAGACCCGGGTTTTTCTAAAACAGCTGTCGATGCCATCAACGTGATCCGCACCAGAGCCGGAGTAGCTAATGTAGCCAATAAATTCCTGACTTCGGTAGATGGATTTTTGGGTGAGGTAAGAAGAGAGCGTGCCGTAGAATTATCATTTGAAGGCCACCGCTTTAACGATCTACGTCGCTGGTTACTATTAATCGAGAAACCATACACTTTAAAAACATCACTTGAGTTTGACCGAAGCGGAACTTTCAGTACTACTGATCCTACCGCTAACCGGGTGGTCAACATTAAAGAAGTGGTTATTCTTGAGCGGAAGTTTAGTCAGAAACATTATTGGTTGCCACTCAAAAATGCTGACGTGAACATGTATGCAGATTTTAAACAAAATCCAGGCTGGTAA
- a CDS encoding endo-1,4-beta-xylanase: protein MRTTKFHIAIFTIAVFAAFSSCGSYNRAKKSNLGLKDYYQSYFNIGVAVSAQTIKGEQGALLLKEFNSITPENAMKMQPIHPREDVYNWTEADALVNFALSNRLKIRGHTLCWHEQVPAWIFKNSSGEGLIKHFCLSGLKITSQPLWEGTGERCMPGMWLMK, encoded by the coding sequence ATGCGTACAACTAAATTTCACATTGCCATATTTACTATTGCTGTTTTCGCAGCCTTTTCCAGTTGCGGCAGTTACAATAGGGCTAAAAAAAGTAACCTCGGACTGAAAGATTATTATCAGTCTTATTTCAATATTGGAGTTGCAGTTTCGGCCCAAACCATTAAGGGAGAACAGGGTGCACTGCTTTTAAAGGAATTTAATAGCATAACACCGGAGAACGCGATGAAAATGCAACCCATTCATCCCCGCGAGGATGTTTATAATTGGACCGAGGCCGATGCACTGGTTAATTTTGCGCTTAGTAACCGACTCAAAATAAGGGGGCATACTTTGTGCTGGCATGAGCAGGTGCCGGCCTGGATTTTTAAGAACAGCTCAGGGGAAGGGCTGATAAAGCACTTTTGCTTAAGCGGCTTAAAGATCACATCACAACCGTTGTGGGAAGGTACAGGGGAAAGGTGTATGCCTGGGATGTGGTTAATGAAGTGA
- a CDS encoding hybrid sensor histidine kinase/response regulator transcription factor, whose amino-acid sequence MLKGPAYLSLILFIYVLFSAGDTVAQPKLQQPELRFTSLTSKNGLSSNNVTVIFKDRYGLMWFGTEDGLNKFDGTNFTTYKHQVNDSSSIQANEVKAIHEDRKGNLWFGTSGGSLALFNRRKNSFINYHASNTPTGFSHSLIRYITSDYLGKIWVATFTGLDVFDPDTKKVSKFPIAAAQFGKLPPTMINIMMEDSKHRMWVGTDDGLFLYNRKKSSFTRIGSAADKPVQLAGTMVKSLAEDDNGNIWIGTTSGLSMLKSDGMGFENYQHIPGDPNSLSDNIVQSIAVAPNGQLWLGTEDGLNVFDLGTKKVMVYRPNPRNSYSLRGTSVKYVYIDKQGIYWLGLYREGINKFDSNLNLFNLIKSNVFDVYGLNAPVVTSFAQKNNNNIYVATEGGGLSIFNRNTSLFHKVDLEKLGLPSRITLMSLFVSSAKKVYLGTFGYGLIVLDSTLTKATSFRKTNKDFGLNSDDVFCITQDKSGLIWVGTNGGGINVMDSNHKVVFRYMSKAQAPIDRNFPLNNYIRFIKEDRFANIWIGSHGSGAAMISADKTIIKHYNELNSGLQGDVAQAFLEDSKGRIWIGTAGGGLNLLDQKSGKFINFAERDGLASAVVDAIVEDDNHNVWLSTNKGISLFDPKTQKFSNYGIYNGVQNNNFIRGAVLKCKDGEIFFGGAEGMNYFNPVGFRKNKNVPSVLFTELKISNNLIEASEDGPITDHISVAKRIDLDYKQNFSLSFVSVNYTAPEQNRYSYKLEGFNKEWIDAGTAKTVSYTNLDPGEYIFHVRASNNDGVWNTTESSIKIIVHPPLWRTIYAYAFYLLAIAGTLLYIRHRGIKNLERKFALVQEKTKIEQQILQDRKEAERLHELDSLKIKFLTNLSHEFRTPLSLILGPVEKLLSQQGDDAKNASLKIVKRNARRLLNLVNQILDFRKIEENELKINNTPGELVSFIADVIESFNDLSERKSISLSFQTQFDSYPTEFDHDKLERILFNLLSNAFKFTPSGGTITVDLKRTQRDGQKEAVLISVSDTGIGISEEEQQKVFERFFQADTEVSILNQGSGIGLSIIKEFVKIQGGTIDLQSEVGKGTRFIIALPLPLLDHIEKLNLDFSSPETPSQIQEEASDKAVSETDAEIHTILLVEDNQDLREYLRDNLKSNYRIVEAADGKEGWQKTLANHPELIVSDISMPNMTGIELCKKIKEDKRTKHIPVILLTALTGEQEQLTGLEIGANDYLTKPFNIDILNIKIKNLLVLNWTLKNTYTKQIKMEATEILVESHGDKLLKNILKYIEDNINNSQLSVEDLSKNVGMSRGSLYHKVLELTGLSPVEYIRSVKLDKAAGLLVKSDLNISQIAYLVGFATPNYFAKSFKLKFGMQPSEYLNLYRKADNSASIEN is encoded by the coding sequence ATGCTCAAAGGGCCTGCATATCTATCATTAATTCTATTTATTTATGTGCTTTTTAGCGCTGGGGATACTGTAGCACAACCGAAACTGCAGCAGCCTGAATTGCGTTTTACCTCTCTCACTTCTAAAAACGGGTTGTCATCTAATAATGTAACTGTAATTTTTAAAGACAGATACGGTTTAATGTGGTTTGGTACCGAAGACGGATTAAATAAATTTGATGGCACTAACTTTACAACCTATAAACACCAGGTAAACGATTCTTCAAGTATTCAGGCTAATGAGGTTAAGGCCATTCACGAAGACCGGAAGGGAAATCTTTGGTTTGGTACCAGCGGAGGTTCGCTTGCACTTTTCAATAGAAGAAAAAATTCTTTCATCAACTATCATGCTTCAAATACCCCAACAGGATTCAGTCACAGCCTGATCAGGTATATCACCAGTGATTATTTGGGTAAAATATGGGTGGCAACCTTTACCGGGCTTGATGTTTTTGATCCAGACACTAAAAAGGTTTCCAAGTTTCCAATAGCAGCCGCCCAGTTTGGCAAACTTCCGCCAACAATGATAAATATCATGATGGAAGACAGCAAACACAGGATGTGGGTGGGAACAGACGATGGATTATTTCTTTATAACCGAAAAAAATCTTCTTTTACCAGAATTGGATCTGCAGCAGATAAACCAGTGCAGTTGGCGGGAACTATGGTAAAATCTTTAGCTGAAGATGATAACGGTAATATCTGGATCGGCACCACCTCTGGCCTGAGTATGCTTAAATCGGATGGTATGGGCTTCGAGAATTATCAACACATTCCGGGAGATCCCAACTCACTGAGCGATAATATTGTTCAAAGTATAGCTGTAGCGCCAAACGGTCAATTATGGCTCGGCACCGAAGATGGACTTAATGTTTTTGATCTCGGTACAAAAAAAGTAATGGTATATCGGCCAAATCCCCGAAACTCTTATAGCCTGCGGGGAACCAGTGTAAAATACGTGTATATAGATAAGCAGGGAATATATTGGCTAGGCTTATACCGCGAGGGGATTAATAAGTTTGATAGCAACCTCAACCTGTTTAACCTGATTAAAAGTAATGTTTTCGATGTATATGGTTTAAATGCACCTGTGGTAACTTCATTTGCGCAAAAAAACAACAATAACATATATGTAGCTACAGAAGGGGGCGGATTGAGCATCTTCAATAGAAATACCTCCTTGTTCCACAAAGTAGACCTGGAAAAACTGGGTTTACCCTCACGGATAACCCTCATGTCTCTATTTGTTAGTTCAGCTAAGAAAGTCTATCTGGGTACCTTCGGCTATGGCCTAATCGTTTTGGATTCAACTTTAACCAAAGCCACGTCCTTTAGAAAAACAAATAAAGATTTTGGCCTTAATTCAGACGATGTGTTTTGCATCACCCAGGATAAAAGCGGACTCATATGGGTAGGCACCAATGGCGGTGGGATCAATGTTATGGATTCAAATCACAAGGTCGTTTTCAGGTATATGAGTAAAGCTCAGGCGCCCATAGATCGCAATTTTCCGCTTAATAATTATATACGTTTTATCAAAGAAGACCGGTTTGCAAACATATGGATAGGTTCTCATGGTTCTGGAGCGGCTATGATTAGTGCTGATAAGACCATTATTAAACATTATAACGAGCTTAATTCAGGTCTTCAGGGTGATGTTGCGCAGGCTTTTCTTGAAGATTCCAAAGGACGGATCTGGATCGGAACTGCAGGAGGCGGCTTGAATTTACTTGATCAAAAATCAGGTAAATTTATAAATTTTGCCGAGCGCGATGGCCTGGCAAGTGCTGTTGTTGACGCGATCGTAGAAGATGACAATCATAATGTTTGGTTAAGTACCAACAAAGGGATTAGTCTTTTTGACCCTAAAACACAAAAATTTAGTAACTACGGAATATACAATGGGGTGCAGAACAATAACTTTATCAGGGGGGCTGTACTGAAATGTAAAGACGGTGAAATATTCTTTGGCGGAGCAGAAGGAATGAACTACTTCAATCCGGTCGGATTTAGAAAAAATAAAAATGTTCCCTCTGTGCTTTTTACCGAGCTAAAGATTTCCAATAATCTAATCGAGGCGAGCGAAGACGGACCGATAACCGACCATATATCTGTTGCAAAAAGAATTGACCTGGATTACAAGCAAAATTTTTCACTGAGTTTTGTAAGTGTAAACTATACCGCACCAGAACAAAACCGTTATAGTTATAAGCTCGAAGGTTTTAATAAAGAATGGATTGATGCAGGTACAGCTAAAACCGTTTCCTACACCAATCTCGATCCCGGGGAATATATTTTTCATGTGCGGGCGAGTAACAATGATGGCGTTTGGAATACAACGGAGTCTTCGATAAAAATAATTGTCCATCCACCGCTTTGGAGAACAATATATGCTTACGCCTTTTACCTGCTCGCTATAGCCGGTACTTTACTTTACATTCGTCATCGGGGTATTAAAAACCTGGAAAGAAAGTTTGCGCTGGTTCAGGAGAAAACAAAAATTGAGCAGCAAATTTTGCAGGATAGAAAAGAGGCAGAACGGCTGCATGAACTGGATTCTCTAAAAATTAAATTTCTCACCAACCTCAGTCATGAGTTTCGTACGCCACTTTCACTCATCCTGGGGCCAGTTGAAAAACTCCTTTCACAACAAGGTGATGATGCTAAAAATGCTTCTCTTAAAATAGTGAAGCGAAATGCCCGCCGTTTGCTTAACCTGGTAAACCAAATTCTTGATTTTCGTAAAATTGAAGAAAATGAGCTCAAGATAAATAATACGCCAGGTGAGCTGGTTTCCTTTATAGCTGATGTAATAGAATCTTTCAACGATTTAAGTGAACGTAAATCTATAAGCCTTTCTTTTCAAACCCAGTTCGATAGCTATCCAACTGAATTTGATCATGACAAATTGGAACGTATTTTATTTAACCTGCTTTCTAATGCATTTAAATTTACACCATCAGGTGGTACTATCACCGTTGATTTGAAAAGGACACAACGCGATGGGCAGAAAGAGGCCGTTTTGATAAGCGTTAGCGATACCGGCATTGGCATTAGCGAGGAAGAACAGCAGAAAGTATTTGAAAGGTTTTTCCAGGCAGATACCGAAGTTTCCATTCTCAATCAGGGAAGCGGGATTGGGCTCTCCATCATTAAAGAATTTGTCAAAATCCAGGGAGGTACTATCGATCTGCAAAGCGAAGTTGGAAAAGGTACCCGTTTCATTATTGCCCTACCTTTGCCGCTACTAGACCATATCGAAAAACTTAATCTGGATTTTTCTAGTCCGGAAACCCCATCACAAATTCAGGAAGAAGCCTCAGATAAAGCAGTAAGTGAAACAGACGCAGAAATCCATACCATTCTTCTGGTAGAAGATAATCAGGACCTCAGGGAATATCTCCGAGATAATTTGAAGTCCAATTACCGCATTGTAGAAGCAGCTGATGGTAAGGAAGGTTGGCAAAAAACATTGGCAAACCATCCGGAACTTATTGTTAGCGATATTAGTATGCCAAACATGACGGGTATTGAGCTATGCAAAAAAATAAAAGAAGATAAAAGGACAAAACATATTCCGGTTATTCTACTAACTGCGCTCACTGGCGAACAGGAACAGTTGACGGGGTTGGAAATCGGGGCTAATGACTACCTTACCAAGCCATTTAATATCGATATCCTGAATATTAAAATCAAAAACCTTTTGGTTCTCAACTGGACCCTGAAAAATACTTATACCAAACAGATAAAAATGGAGGCAACAGAAATTTTAGTTGAATCCCACGGCGATAAGTTGCTCAAAAATATTCTAAAGTACATTGAAGATAATATCAATAATTCACAATTGTCTGTTGAGGATTTAAGTAAAAATGTGGGGATGAGCCGGGGCTCGCTCTACCACAAAGTGCTGGAATTAACAGGACTTTCACCTGTAGAGTATATACGTTCGGTAAAGCTCGATAAAGCTGCTGGTTTATTAGTTAAAAGTGATCTGAACATTTCTCAGATTGCCTACCTGGTAGGCTTTGCAACACCAAATTATTTTGCGAAATCATTTAAGTTAAAATTCGGAATGCAACCTTCAGAATATTTAAACCTATACCGTAAGGCAGACAATTCTGCCAGCATAGAGAATTAG